TGGGTTTAGACTTGGCTTCTTGGATCATCCTGACAGTCTCTTTCATGTCTCCAAACACAAGATTGTAAGAGTTTCCCCTCAAACCCTGTTGTCTGAGGCATTTCTCCCGCTTCTTCGGCTTGAACCAAGCCCAGTTTAAGATTCTCCATGACAATATGACAAGAAAAGAAGCAGACAATACAGCAACTAAGCTATATAGGACTTCCATATCTCTTCACTTCCTTGTGAGTTTTCTACAGTGCTTCTTATAGATGTAGGAAAATGGAAGTGTGGAAGTAGCTGTGTGAAGGCATTTACGTCAACAGTAAGTTTGTTGCTCTAATTCATTGAGAGGTCACAATCATGGTTCGAAGACTCGGCCGAGACCGAGACGattcggccgagtcgtcaccgtctcAGCCTAGTTAGAGACGAGATAGCGACCAAACGATATCGAAATACATGACTAGCCGAGACGTCACAGTAAAGAGTTGAAACGGCCGAGTCTCACCGAGTCACTCTGAGTCATCCCGAGTCAactcgaatttttattatttttacaaattttttaattattttcgtttatcatattttttacaatttttagaatattaaatatttcaaaaattcgcGTCTCGTCGAGACCGCGACCGATATGCCGAGACCAATGTGAAACGATCCAAGCcgcgaccgcgactttgaaccataGTCACAATAGTCCAAGTCCAAAGATGAATGGCAGTCTTATCATGAACCGGATGATTCCTACTATACTTCGCAAGCGTTTTCTGCGTGGCGTGGGCAATTCATGACAAACGGCAGCCATCttgttctctctttttcttaaccaaaaaaaaaaaaaaactttttttttcttttgctctctttCTGGTTTACACGTTGCACGATGCTACCGTAGTTTGTACTTTTGTTCCTGATTAAGAGAAAGTTGAAAATAAATATCTAGTTTCTTGACAAATTAGTGACGAATTAATTCGGCATGTAGTTCACATTTAGGGTGATGTAAGTAGTAGTAATAATCCTATTGTTtcgacggaaaaaaaaaagaattagtagtaaatgtttttattcaaggagtattttattactttaagTTTGAACTTTCGAAGGACGAAGACAGAGGGCGTCCCCTTCGATGCGAAGTAAttgaaatgaagaaattaaaGAAGGAGGGGGGTTTCAAATGATGAAATTTCTACCTCTCCTCTCGCTTTTGTAAGTTCAGCTGACCTTTATCTCAATAGTACTTAATTAGCAAGATGATAATTGAAAGGTACGTCTGTATGTGCATTTCCACGAATTTACCGAGCGTCTTTCAAAATATAAATACGCCACTGGGCCTTTGGCTTGGTGGTGCGAACCCTTGACCTTCCATCAAAAAAAGTctttcaaaatataaatatcattGAATTTGCCAAGTacgtttcaaaaaataaataaataaaataccaCTAGTATTATATTCACTAATGCACAGTTGTtctgttatatatatatatatatatatatatatatatatataaaggagcAGCAGAGGAGAGCTGTAGAATTTGACCGAAAAAGGTGGAGGAAAATCACAGGCCTTTGGGCTGGTAGTCACCACCAATGCATTAAATTTTGGTGggggtgggaggcaaggttcAACCTTAAAAACGTGCATTAAAAAATCAACCTTGCCTTCCATCAATTTACCACATTAAAAAAGTGGCTCTGTTTAAAAAATTCAGGCAGGTGCATAGTGCATCCGTATGGTCTGGTAGTAGTTTGATCCTCTCCAGATTATCGTTGGACCTCTTCAAgtcctccctctccctcttaGTGTAGAATAATTTATCgtatcgataaaaaaaaaaattgaggaaagCGGGAAGGGAGGAGCTGAACATAGGACCTCTAGTTCCTAAAGTCttaattttaattacttttttttttgtcaacacggGGTGTTCTAGTCTTGTTAGAAtaatctttttttatttcatcaACACAGGGGCTGTTTGCTAGACTaatcgtcttttttttttttttttctatcaatACAGGTGGTGTTCCAGTTTTGTCGACTATACAGACCCAAgaattttaattactttttttttcttgtttttgggtcAACACATGGGGTGTTCTAGTCTTGCTAGAATAATCTTTTTTATTTCGTCAACACAGGGGCTGTTCGCCAGACTAATCCCTCATTTTTACTTTCCATCAATACAATAGGTGTTCCAGTTTTTCCGACTATACAAACCTAAGAAAACACAACAATTTTAGCATAGTAGGATTCGAACCGACGACGAGGTGTTCCACGCATGTTACTTAATCCACACCCTTATTCATTGATCGCTACATTAATTAAAAATGACGAGGTGTGAAATTTGGATATAATATAATGCTCACATAAATATTCTTGACTTGATCCCACTCAGTACAAATTAGGATCAAATCAACATAGTTAGAGGACTCATTTTACTGAGCAAAAGGAAATTATTAGTTACTCTGTAATTTTTTTCTCTTGACAGGTTAGGTGTGAGATTTAAAGAGTAAAGAGGATAGggaagaaaattcaaaatttctaaattttggGATCTCAACTTTAATTATCTGCATACTTCTTATTTTATTAAAGAGTTTAATCAACTGATCATTAGCTTATTCGACTGGCAGGAAGAATTTGACGACAAGAAACATATTACCGTACGTTGAAAACAAGTACATGCCACAAACAACCTCATATTTTATACCAATGTCTAGGTCAAGATACAGAGAGAACAAGAAGGACGTTCCAAAACGAATATGGACTGTTGAACGAGTCCTTTTCACCATGTCTCTTGAtcttataaataaataattcatcaGAAGAAGATTATGGGCTATAATAGAATTCTCCTCTGCTTAATCACTAAGTttcttttgggtctttagtcgTTCGATTGTATCAGTAGATTCAGTGCTACAGACTGAAGAGAAAGAGGGCGAGAAACGCAACTTCGAGAATTAAGAGACTGACGAgccgttttctttcttttatttttttttttaagtcgcAACAATAGAATTTCTATAAGGGGGGAAAGAGAGGGGGAGTGTGACGAGTCGTTTTCTTGGACAATGTAGAGATGCGCTCGTCCGTTGGCTAAAGAACTCATAGGTTGTGGTGATAACGTCgtaataattaataataaagACTATTAAGTTGGACTGAAGCAGCGATGACGTCATCTATGACGGTATAACAAAGACAATGCAAGTACTCCGTACTAGGAATGTAATCGAACCGAATTGCTTGCGAGCTCGGTCAAAAATTTGACTCGAACTCGGGTTGACCGAATTCGAGTCAAGTTTGAGCGCCTCGATAAGTTAAACGAGTTGAGTTCGAGCATCCAGAAGCAATAGTCGAAGGCTCGTCGAGCCTTATCAagctttttaattttaattctttaatatgttattattataatattactCTTATGTCCAAAAGAGTTGTTGAATTTACGAAATGTTTCAAGTcgtataaaaattttaaaagggcAATAATGTCTTTTCGCTCAAaaattatcaagaaaatgaaattttgtaactcgaactcgatcaagctcgataaggctcgaatttgactcgAGCCCatacgagtcgagctcgagtatggcgatactcgagctcgactcgactcgattacatCCCTACTCCGTACCATGTAGGTTGGCGATTGACTGGCCAGTTTTTGCTCTCTTTGGTATTTTCATCCTTCTAGATtggattttatttatttattcattattTTCTGAAATAGGAGTGCAAACGAATTGAACCGAATTTTGGCCTAATCGAACCGAATCTCAATCTAAATTTATGAAATTTGAACTCGAGTTTAAGTTCGATGAATTCAAAATGTAAAGTTCTAACtcgaatttaaaaaaataataataattattttattttttaaaattaaataaaataataatatttttaataaataataaaatattaggtatatatataattttactattaaaatattatatatatatatatatatatatatatataatcgagttCGATTCGACTCGCGAACTaatgaatttagtatttttgaaATCGAGTTCGAATTTGAGTTTGACTTGGTTAGCTCTTGGACTTGAGCCGCTTACGATCAGTTCGATTCAATTGCAACCATAGTTTCCCCTTCTAGATACGTACCAAATCAAATTCTATCAGGTAATTTTGTGGGTTTTAATTCTCATTATCAAACCCCTTGATTTCATATTTGGATTATTCATTAGGTATCCTCTACTCATTAATCTAAACTACTCAAAAAAATAGAATTAATTTTTGTCAAACGAAAATCAATACACATCATGTCAAATCCACACACTATATTGAATTTCAAACTTGAGTAGAGCCATAGAGAAAgtgaaaattttatgaaaagtaaatttagcATACTTCCTAAAGAGAATGAGCAAGTTTTATAGAGATATTaattcctatatatatatatatatatatatatatatatatatatgttgggCATCATCTACTGGGTTGTTAGAATTCTTTTACCAAACCCTATTGGGTTATCTGTTGATAATTTCTCATCAATATCAAATGTTAATGGATTATCCATCGGTTATCTAATCGAATTAACCATCAAGTCGACTACCCGTGAATATCAGATTTTATCCTACTCTCTGTCATCCCTGTTTATCTCACAAAATTTTCACTGAACTTCCTAAAGAGAATGAGCAAGTTTTATAGAGATATTaattcctatatatatatatatatatatatatatgttgggCATCATCTACTGGGTTGTTAGAATTCTTTTACCAAACCCTATTGGGTTATCTGTTGATAATTTCTCATCAATATCAAATGTTAATGGATTATCCATCGGTTATCTAATCGAATTAACCATCAAGTCGACTACCCGTGAATATCAGATTTTATCCTACTCTCTGTCATCCCTGTTTATCTCACAAAATTTTCACTGAAGTTCCATGTGTTGCGACAATAAACTTTGTTGGAGGATTATGTCTTATCTCGGAGGAGTAATGTCGACCACGGTTCTAATTCATGTGCTATCTTTGAAGAGGATACATGGCCTGAGGCCTTCTCCCGTGGTGTTGAACTGTTGTTCATTGGATTGAGTGAGGAAACTTTTGGAAAGATAATTATGCTTCTAAATGTTTCATACTCCGATTCGACACCTAGGCCGTTGATTTCACCAATCATGAACATGCTTTCAGCGTCACAATGTGAAGTCcggtacccaaaaaaaaaaaaaaaacagtataCTCATTCTTTCATGTCGACAATGAAGTACAGGTCTTCCAAATATGTCTTTCACAGAGTCACGTTCATAACTCTACCTGCTAGGCAACTTCACAcaacagaagaaaagaaaagacacAAAAATCACTAACTTCAGCAGCAAATGTTACCCGAACAATTTTTGCATCTTTCAACCGAATTACTCTTCCTTGTCAAGAGGAAATAAGTAGTACTTGCTTTGCTTGTGCTCGAAATCTTGACACCAGTGCGGTTCTCGGCACGCCCATCGCCCGTCCGAGATTACACTAACAAGCAACTCCGCCAAACATACCTAGACTGACAAACACCATCGACCACCTAACAAGCGCTGAAAGCCACACAGATGAGCAACTCCACCAAAAACCATAGCAACAGCTGACTGATTGCTGAAGTAGCCGCAGAAAGCTTTGAATCTGAGGAACTTACTTTGAGAACACTTATCCAATGCTCAACACCGTAATGCTGCTCTAACAGAAAGCAATAAAGAATTAAGGTCACGACGCGAAGAAATTTAAGAATTACAACCAGCAGAACAAAATGTCTGTTTACACGAGGCCTACTAGATTATCATTATGTCAATACAATTAGCCAGATGAATTTGCTCGAGGCATTACCTAATAGAAAGAGAGTTACAGAGGAAAAGACAATCCTTATTTTCTCCAAAAGCAGCCAAGGCAACATATTACGCCTCATTTTCTCCCATCTTATCCAATGCATCACAAAATTTGAAGAGTTGAATCACAAATGTTACAGCAACCATCCCATGTTTAGTGCATGTTGGTTATAAAACAAGCATTAGCTACTTTTCTTAACACAAATACCTCCAGTCAACAAATTTCCTAACTGCATGATCAATTTTTTACCTATGTCTATCTGAGAGTTACCTCATCTAATTTAAATGCTTATTATCAGCATGCTCCAATAACTATTTGGAAAAGATTTAAATAATCTACTACTGCCTAATTCAACATTGACAGGGGGACATACCTCACAACATCTGATGCGGAAGCTGGCCCCAAAAGATTCTGTGCACTGGCTAGGGGATGATCCTCAGATCTTCATTTCCACAGTCCTTTTGCTCCTCCTCAATTTTCTGTACCAAATCCTTAACAGAGGCCTTACAACTTCGAAATTCAATCAATTCAAGAGCTGAAATCTGCTCTAAACAAGATGGCATCAGTTCCAATTTGGAAAGTCCTGATAACAGTAACTTCTCAAGACGGGGGAAATGATCATCAGGATCTGTGTCTGTCCACTCGACAACATCCAAATTTTCCAAAGCCAAGAACCTGAGTTTACGGAACCCTCCCTCTGTCAGGACCCATCTTTCACCCTTGAAGGAGTCGTAGAGTAATTTAAGGACCTCAAGATTGGGCAGTTCCTCAATCAATGAAATTTTACTCCAGGGTAGGTTCAATCCTATGAGGACCAGTTTTTTTAAGGTCGATGGGAAAGAGAACTCAACGTGATCCGGTGGCAGTGACGTTGCCCACACTTCGAGTGATTCTAGACTTTCTAGTCCACTCATGTTGCAGTAGCCTATAGTCGTAGATTTCTTTGCCTTCGAGAGTTTGATTTTTAGCTGGCGCacatttggaatatttttcagtATGTTTTCCACTCTTTGGTCCAAAGAAACTCTTAAGGTGGAAAATGTGTCCAAATTAAGCAAGCCAGAATTGTTCTCAAGATTTTCTCTTGGCAAAGACCATACGACATCATAGCCCTCAATATGTAGATGCCTCAACTTGGTCATGCTCCACAAGGTATTTGGCAATGAAACAATACCGTAATCAGATATCACGCGAAAAGTTTCTAAATTTGAGAGTTTGGCTACAGAGGGCGGGATGACCCTCATCTCACCTTGCATAGCCAAGTACCGCAGCTCAACAAGCGATACTACCTCGCTTGGAAAAACCTTGTGCCGCAGAACAATTTGCTCCATATCCAAGACTCTAAGACCTTTGTAAATTTGGAAGACAAAGGAGGCATCAGCCAAGAATGACTCAGAGTCATTTCTAAACAGATTAATAAATAGCAGAGTGGATAATTGTGGACAAAATAGCCTCGACTCCTTAAAATGCTCAACCTTAGACCAAATGGACAATCTGGAGAGGTTTGGAGGCTCAGTGAAAGTAGAAAGCTCATCATACCCATGCAGCACTTgtagaaaattttcttctttggcTTTGACCATACAATACTTATGTAACAAATCATGAATGTAGCAAGCTCTGACTCCACCTATGGATCTATGTACTTAACATTTTAAAGTAGTTTAATAACACCGCAATAAGAATTAAACAATCCCTGAGCTGCAATGTCAAAGCCTCGTCCTTAATGCAAGCCTAGATTTATCGTCCACACAGTTCTTGGACCTACATAATACAACACAAAACATGTCCTGAAGTCATTAT
The DNA window shown above is from Coffea arabica cultivar ET-39 chromosome 5e, Coffea Arabica ET-39 HiFi, whole genome shotgun sequence and carries:
- the LOC140004385 gene encoding putative late blight resistance protein homolog R1B-16, which codes for MVKAKEENFLQVLHGYDELSTFTEPPNLSRLSIWSKVEHFKESRLFCPQLSTLLFINLFRNDSESFLADASFVFQIYKGLRVLDMEQIVLRHKVFPSEVVSLVELRYLAMQGEMRVIPPSVAKLSNLETFRVISDYGIVSLPNTLWSMTKLRHLHIEGYDVVWSLPRENLENNSGLLNLDTFSTLRVSLDQRVENILKNIPNVRQLKIKLSKAKKSTTIGYCNMSGLESLESLEVWATSLPPDHVEFSFPSTLKKLVLIGLNLPWSKISLIEELPNLEVLKLLYDSFKGERWVLTEGGFRKLRFLALENLDVVEWTDTDPDDHFPRLEKLLLSGLSKLELMPSCLEQISALELIEFRSCKASVKDLVQKIEEEQKDCGNEDLRIIP